A window of Ictalurus punctatus breed USDA103 chromosome 21, Coco_2.0, whole genome shotgun sequence genomic DNA:
CCACATTTAGAGATTTCCATATTAGGCAGGAGCTGAAAGTGGTATGCTTAAAGCATTCTGGACGCACTGCACGCCATCTTATTTAATTAGCTATGATCATAATGAATgtcaaaatgtactgtatatgagatTGTGTATGATTTTAACCAGTATACAGTGTTACATACTATGCAAACGGAATGCAATTCTCACTGTAACTCAAGAGAATTATAATCAAGgctttgtatatttttttttgcatgtaggTGTTTATGGTGCACTCAAGACCAACTGGAGATTGTGTAATaatcttcatctctttttttctgtcttgcaGGTGTGGTTTGAGGTGGAGGAAGAAGACATGGAGGGGGAGAAGGGGGAAGAGCAGGACTCTAAAGGCAGTATTGCATTCTGTTTGCAGGCAGAACACGCTGGGACTCGTACATACTACTTCAGCACTGACAGCTCAGAGGATAGGGAGGAGTGGGTTCAAGCCATGAGTGAGGCAGCCAAGGTCCACATTTCACCCCCTAttaggtacacacacacacacacacacacatatgcatacatGCAAccatatgtacatttatatCCTGCAGTTTTCTTTAATATTCTGAATAAACCATTTTATTATGAAGAAATCCAATGGTGCACTTAATTGTATGTAATACAAAGCTTTTCTGTCCTCATTGACTCCGCAGAAAAACCTCAGAGTCCGTCCTTACAGACGAGCAGAACCACGTTCCAGTGACGCAAGCACCAGAGACCAACTCTTGTCCAGAAGATGAGGACTCCAGGACTGAGCAACATCAGCCTCAGAAACAAGGAGTAAATGGGGTAGAAAGAAAAGCAATACCGGCTCCCACCACACCAGTGTCCACCGATATGGACAGCCGGTTTGGGGAAAGGGGATGCCCACCTCCTCACCATCCAAACGGATGGGGCAACTATGGCTCAGGCTTCCCTTCCCAGGAGAACATAAGAGAGGTGCGTGAAGTGCAGTCCGATCCACAAGGCAACACGGTGTTGCGCAGGGGCTTTGTGCCCAGGACGGGACCTGAGAGGATGGCACAGAGGAAGAGCTCCATGACACAGCTACAGCAgtgggtgaaccagcggcgcGGCCCGCCTCAAGAGGACCTGCGGAGGTATGTATGCACAATAAAGGtattattgtaatattaaaattaatGTATGTCATATTAGGTGGTAtaccctgtcaatcacagcaactcTAGCCAGTCATGGACATCTGTGAGTCCTTCATGTATTCAAAAGAGGGCAGAAGGCAGCTGTCCTGTGACGTAGCGTTAGCTGCAGTTCAAAAAGATACAGTTGGCTAGCGTCATGTGtcagaggaagtgtgtgttatCCTTCACCATCCAGGGTTGGTAGCTGTCTTATGATAGTGGGAGGAGTCGACTGGtgagtgggaattggcaggtgaccaaatggggaatgttttttcttttttagtttcCTTTTCATACAGCTGTCACTGAAAGGGACTACCTCTACCTCTGGAGCCCAAATGCTGTCTATATAAGCAGCTTTCTTCTGTATCGTTCAGCTGATTATCAGCACATGCCTGCTTGGGGTGGAATCCTGACTGAGAATAGATGGGATGATCTCTGTGCTGTTCTGCTCTTCCATCTTTCCCTACAGTCCATCACGGTATTACACGATGACCCGAGGCATTTCAGCAGACTACTACGGCACGTATGGTGCCCCTCCGTACCCTGAAGAGTACCCACTGTACCCTCCAGGAATTCGGCCTGACAGCATCTGCTCCATGTCAGCTGCCTATGACAGGATGCCGCCCCGCTGGACTGCAGAAGAAAAGCGGCGTTCGCTGAGGGACACTGCTCTCTATGTGCCTCCCCGTGAGCCCCAGTGGATGATGGGTCCTCCTGGACCACATCCTGCCTATTACACCCAGCTAGAGTCAACACAGGGGACCATGAGGCGTCTCTCGCTGCAGCCACGCTCACGTTCTGTGCCACGCTCGCCCTCTTCGTCATCGGGAGGTGCCTACTCACCCGGACCCCCAAACTTCATCTCGCCAGCACGCTCGCCTAGTGTGCGGTTTGACAGAGTGCCCGGTCGGCTCCGGGATGATGGAATCTATGTTGATCCATCAGTCTATGGCATGCGAAGATCTCTCAGTTCCCCCAAGGTAAATCTGATCAATAAATACATGTGCATTTCCATCGGGGTTCCTGTGGTGTAAATACACCTTTATGACTACTTGGCTCTCTCATTGTTTCATACACTTAAACAGTACATGGAAAGGTTAGCTTGTATTCCATACAACATTCAATCTATGTGgcgatctttatttatttatttctgtagttTTCCTCAATCAGTTTTTTGGAGGAAAAGATGTCTTAACTTACCTACAAACGACTATAGCAATCGTGTAGTCATATAATGTTTCATGGTTAAAACTTATGTGTTTTCCTGATCTGTTTCTTTTAGTATGATTTTGCTGGGGATCGAAGGTCTCTTACACAAAATGTTTACCATTACAATTATCCAGTCTCTCCCTCAGTACACGGCAAAATGGTAGGTTCCAGTAATTCTGTTCACTTAGTCATGTTTAGTGTTGCCATTGACAcatctctgtgtttttgtgtgatgaACTACATTTATCTGTTTTGTTGGCTATGTTGTGCTTGAGTGACATTGTGACTctgacattttgtgtgtgtgtgtgtgtgtgtgtgtgtgtgtgtggtattgcTGCTTTGTCTTAAATGctatctgtttctttctctgtctcatgccttgcctctgtctctgtctctgctAATCTCTCTACTTCCTTTCTATCTTGTATACTTATGTCTTTCTGTGTATCTGACTCTATGGCTCTCTCTGGCCTTGTTTCTGTCTCCTACATTCCATATCTCTGtccctgtgtatgtgtggggcTTTGCTGCTATGGCCACACCGTGTGCTGCTTCTGTGTGTGACTGacctactgctgctgctgctgctacttaCACCAGGATGACATTTTAGACCTGCAGCTTCAGAGGAACTTGGATTACCTCGATCAGCAGGTACACTTAACCCAGCACAGCAAATGCAGTATGGCTCAACTGCTTATACAGCACTGCTCTGAACATTAACACTGCTGTAGCAATCAAGCTTAAATGCACCAATTTAGAAGCTAACATGAAGCTGTGAATACTTTAGGCTGTCATACACCCTGTTCCACTCCCACGTTCACTGTCTTACCACACTGTTTCTACGACTTTTTCCCTTTGTGTGACTGCCcatttcttattaaaaaaaaaaagaaaaagaaaaataagtatAAAAACATTCTTCCTACAGGCGTGCAGAAAATTACAGTTTGGGATTTTATGAGAAAAATGTTTTAGCACTATCTAGGCAATGTAAGCAATAGAAATGGTGCTCACTGGTTATATCCGATAAATAATGACAAACCTTACATTTTGTTAGAGTAGAATATAAACTGTTGAAATGTGATATACTGCAGAAAATTTTAATTGTAGTTTTGACAGGATAGAACAATAttaaagtgaaattattttcttttcttatgtGCCTCTtgtacaacaaaacaacaaaactaaacagCTAATGGTCCCTTTAAAAGCTTTCTTTGGAAAAatagaaatgagaaaaatgcAAGGAAGTGAATTTGTATAATGACTGATTTCTTTATACTAGGAAAATTCTGGAAGCAGCTGTTAAATATATATGGATAGAAAGAATTTAgattattattctgaaattttTATGTGTTGCCTAGTCCTTTTTGTAATATAGGAGAAGTTagacacaaatacaaacatttagTTACAAACATTATGCTTCCCCACAGGAAATAGGATGTCTGTAATAATCTTGATCAATTCACATGGAACAGTAAGTGATAAAATAACAGAGATAGGATTTTGACCGCTAGTTATAAGGCTTGCGTAGTTCACATACCCATAACATGTATGTAACCTGTGTGCTAGGAACATTGTAAATTGGGATGGGTTATATTTTTCCTGGGGCTATTTTTgcaggtaattttttttaataggtaATTTTAAGGTAATTTTTTAACAGCATAATCTTGGACTCCATAGACACGGAAACGCACTGTCATTATGGACTTGGCTGGGAGTTAAATCCCATAAACACTCTGATAATTGAATTACTCCACCCATGGAAAAATAATCCAGTCTAAATAGGGCTTTAGCTTTAATTATAGGAAATATTGTGACATCTATATTTGATGGCAAAATATGGCACATTAAAAGAGCAGTGTTTTGGCTTGTATTATGTGTTTACAATCCACAGAAACGTAACTGCTGTTTAAGGcaaaatagtaatagtagtgtggatatgtaaatgagaaaaaaCTCCAATTACAACAAGTTGTGCTGTATGGATCGTGGCTTCCCCAATTATCTGgtaatgagcaaaaaaaaattaaaaatcctcTCAGCAAATGAtggtgtgttttctctcagGGAATGGAGGGAGATTACCTAATCGGAATGGTAACCCGAATGGTTGATCGTTCCACCCCCCAAGCAAAGTTATTCTCACAAGTAAGAGAAATTACAGTGGCTTCATGAGGCAGGCTTCAGCTTCATATTCCCTATAGGTCTACTACCACTGGGATTCATTTCAGCCTCTCGATGCCACTTTCAGGCTCAAATAAATCCTTAGCTGGTATGAGCTTGGCAAAAGCCAACACAAAGCCTGCCTCTCTGCCTAAACTCGGCATGTTGGATGTTAGGTGGTGTTGTAGAAACTTATATTGCTATTCATTTAGGTTGTGATTCTTCCTTTATTGCTCCTAATAGGGCAGATTTCAgtatttcttgtttttatgtTGCTAAAGTCCCTTTTGTTTGCtcatatttttgtgtatttttggtgTCTTTTGTGTCACATTCTCCATTTCAAGAGCATTGTGTCCCTTGTTTACTTATCCTGTGTATGAGTCACATGTGTTATGTCTCTTTCACCATGTGTCAGATAACACTAAGACCATCTACTATATTGTGTTTCCACACACTTGTCATTATCACAGCATCATTATCACAGCATATGGGAATGGATCATGCTGCTGcataaaatgtgttatttttctGTAGGTGTCAGAATGTGTCAATGCTTGCGTACTGAGCGCTGAATCTGGTGAATTTGCTGTAAGAAGCACTCATGAATGAATTCCACTTGCTCCTCTGATTTTAGGTGCCTCCAGCGCATGACATTTACAGGGACCTGCATCCCACTCTGAAGCTCAATGAAATTGAGACCAGTGTAAGTCTTGATTTTTATCTGTATGTAAATCAAGTTCAGTAATTTAATCATTCACAGTCTTTTTCTAAATTGCAGAGGCtacttttattcttttgttctttctttaagcatttttataaaGGCAATATTTGACTAGACTCGTATATCATATGGATGATTTTTCTGTATATAGAAACTGCTGAATCGCTTGTTTGAGCAGAACAGGCTTCTGAAGGAACAGGAAGCTGTAGTAAATCGGCTGCGAATGGACAAGGTATTTTTGAATTTTTACTCTTTAGTGGGACATTAAAGGAAAAGTCCAGCCTTGTAAAAATGACAGTAAAAATGTGTAGATGTTAATAGTTATTCTGATGATTCTGTTTTGTTATTCCCATGAGCATTTAAAAATTCACTACTCTCAAACATAAGGGATAATGATCAGGTTTCACTTTTAGCTCCtaaacacaaacagaaagagCCTCAACATCATATTAGTAAGAAATCAAAGATAGATTTGGGGGAGACAGCAAACACTGGAAGTTtcagaatgcaatgcagttaTAGGACACAGTTGTAGTTATGGAAAACACTCAGCTTACTAGCTGGTGAGTTACGAGGCGGTGAGCACGATGCCGTTGATGGCAATGTTATAATGAATgctgaagctttggaagctgatctgtgtGAGCATAGTGTACAGATGATTAGGTGAAAGAGCTAGACAGACTAAAGGGATAAACTACTGCTGCATTGCGCTCGTTATGGGTAGAAACGAAGCAAGGGCTAAACCCTACTGGCACCACCATTAGCAGGTAGTTGAGTTACAGCATTGTGGTTAATGTAGGAAACCAAACTGAAAATATGCTGATCAATATGTTGAGGAAAGAAGTTTAAGCCGAAAcatggtggatttttcctttaatataaaaaaaatacagataacTTTGTTGTTAACATGTTGTTAATTTTCTAATGAAAATTAACAAGAGACATGTTTTTATTACTGAGATTATGTTAATCAGACCTGAATGTAAGCAGATGAACTCTTTTCAGTCATATCTGTGCACGCACACCTGAGTGATTAGTCGTATTAGTCTGGTTTAGTAGCACAGCCATTGctatgctgtgaaaaagtggtAAAACTTTGTGACATCCTTCTTGCCCTGTGTGTTTCAAACTTTGCAGGATAACTTGGAGGCCACGCTGGTGGCCACACATCAGGACATGGAGTTGTGCAGGACTCAGCCACTGGCCATGGAGAAACTGCAGCTGAAGAAGGAGAGCTTACAGAATCAGCTCATCAATGTCCGGGGCGAGCTCTCTCAGGCTTCCAATGTAAGCTGTGCTCTAAAATAGTTTTGTAAAACTCTCAATGTCACAAATGAATGCTTTAACAAGTGAATTATCTTGTTCATCTTGAAACAGACACGTTCAAGCAGAGACTACCATAAACCATTAAATCCTGTAGGGCTGAACTTACTTCAATTCTGATCCAGAAAGAATAGATATGTATAGATTTTTATGGTTGTAGGGATGGCAGTGCTAGAAATAAGTTGTAAGCAAATGGCCATTTTTGTGCCATATACAAATTTAGGGAAAACATGCTCTCGCTCTACTTAGATAATGTTACCTCATGAACTATAAGTGTGAGTGTCAAACGCAGCAGCTGTTAATCAGTcatatttcttgttttttcaGGCTCTGACCACCTCTAAAATGGAGTTTGATGCTCTGGAGGATGAGGTAAATGCTATTCATGGTGACCTGTGGGAGCAGCTGAATTCTGGAGGACAGGTACATCAACATCAtccacatcttcatcatcatcatcatcaacttcATACTAATGACATCTGGTCTTTGTTCTCTTTAAGGCCCAGCCATAAGCACGTGCTTTTTTAATCTCTGTTAAATGACCTATGTATTAATGATATGCAGTTTTGCAGTAATGTAACAGTTTAATTTCAGTGACTGATTACATTCTCCAGCAACTCCAATATGATTAATGTTAAATAGAACAACgaatacaattatacaaaagaTACACCAGCAAACTGACCTTGATAAAAGTGAAACATAATCAGAGATCTATTAATTACTCATTTCATTTGTTGGAGAATTGAAAAAAAGACTTGTTCTTCACAGTTCATGGACATTCTGCATATGATTAATTATTGATTAGCATATGAAAGGCTCATTACTAATTCATGAGCAAACATTCATTTCCGTGAAGCTCCTGATGGtgtttataaataatgtatgtagGTGTCTTACAGTTGTAATAAAATAGGTTTTTAGTGAAAGGATTACATGGGCTGAGTAACTGGCATTCAGGTTAAAAATCGAAGTAGAGaacaaaaaaactttacattttaaaaagtgagtgagcgagagagagacaaaaaagatAATTATATTGCTATTGAAATTAATATGCCTTTCCTCTACTGTCCTTTGTTTCTCCAGAGTGAGCTGGTCCACCGACACCTGCAGAAAGAGTTCTGGAGGGTTCAGGATGTGCTCGAGGGGCTGCACAAGAACAATCCCTCTCGAGGCACAGACACAGCTAAGCACAGAGGTCAGGTTCCTATGTTTAtactacatatatacatacattgctgtaaaaaagtatttgcccacatccttatttcttctttttttgtgtatatctcatactaaatagctttagatcttcaaatgaaatacaacataaaacaatggcaacctgagtaaacacacaatacagtttttatttttttattgaagaaaaaaaagttatacaacacctatcacccatgtgaaaaacgaatttcccccttaaaattaaaatcttgttgtgccatctttagcagcaataactgcaaccaaagcttccaataactggggatcagtctttcacttacgtCTAGgaacttactcctatgctttggatcattgtcttgctgcataatccagttgtgcttgactttcaatttacggactgaagaccggacattctcctttaggattttctggtagggagcagaattaatgtttccctcaattattgcaagttgcccaggccctgaagcagcaaagcatcccctcACCATCACAATTCcgtgcttgaccataggtatgagattctttttgtggaattctgtgtttggattatgccagatgtaacaagACTCCTGTATTCCAaccagttccacttttgactcatcagttgACAGAACATTCTCCCCAAATGTTACagaatcatcaaggtgtgttttgacaaaattcagacgagccttaatgttcttctgggttagcagtggctttcgcctcgccactcttccatggatgtcatttttgcccactgcctttctgatagtgaagtcatgaacagtgacttttattgatgcaagagaggcctgtagttcctttaaAGTTGTCCTTcattcttttgtgacttcctggatgagtagtgcTCTAGTAGTCCACCAGTTCTGGAatgtctttcaattttggcatagagttttactgggtaagatcttttaatcaacttcatgctgttgaaaaagttctatttaagtgttgatttgattgaacagggtttgcagtaatctggcctggttgtgtctagtccagctgaaccccattttgaaagcagtttcatagatttggggaattagtaactacgggggcaaatacattttcacacagcccctgttggtattggataacttttttgcttcaatacataacattatcatttaaaaactcaggttgcctttgttttatcttagatatttatctttatttactttcatttctgaaaaatttattatgagatatacacaaaaacagaagaaatcaaatactttttcacagcactgtacctgTACATACCTAAATTCAtccatacatactgtacatacaaacTTGGGCTttaactttgtttttttgtgttcagcAGTCAGTGCAGCATCAGGTTCCTTCAGCACAAACAGTCCAGCGAGCCCACTGAGCTCCGTGAGTCTAACCAGCCCACTCAGCCCTTTCTCACCTGTACCCGGCTCCCAGAATTCACCCACAAAACAGCTGGCAACAGAGGTAAGCCACAAAAAATATAACATAACACCTCAGTACAAAGTTAAATAACATTTTGCAGTACTGTACTATAAAGATTCATTATATATTTAGCAGAATTATATGAAAATGATTACAAGCTAATGCAAGAATTTATTTGTCACTTAGCACAGCACTACATGATACATAATATCCATGTGTTGCAGACTGGGAAAACTTCTCTATTATCTAAAGCTTTGAAAACTAGACTTTTCTGAACTGAATATGATCCTCTTTTGCATATATTCCACCCCCAAGTAAAgttctatatttttttccctcaaaattGAAacatctaacaaaaaaaaaaatgccgctatatttaatttcttatattttaataaacacataattaataatataaaaataataaatattaccaTGAAGACTATGTCTGTCTACATGCCCATCTGTAGAAATAGCCTACAGATGTTTTTGCATctgcatttgttaaactggcttctTGATCTTTGCAGAGTTTataaagttaataaataaaaccatttctTAATCATGTTGGGTAgatatatttgttttcttattataagcagaaaaacaaaattttgGTCAAATCCAGATTTTTTTGATTGGCAGTATTCAGACACAGTGACCATCACCATTTAGACCTCCATGCATATGATACAAAGCAGAGCTACACTGTTAAATTAACTTCATGATGGGATGCAGTGTATTGTTTCACTTTATTTAGTCAGATTCATTAAGATGTGTTTCTTGATTTAGACCCCATGCCATCTGTTGAGCTACCATTAAATAAATTCTCAGTTGGATCCTAATCCGAAATATGATTGGTGTTGCTTAAGTCAAAC
This region includes:
- the plekha6 gene encoding pleckstrin homology domain-containing family A member 6 isoform X8, translating into MMTEGEEMKDEGAACQNEPNGPAGLSVIHTRPEENGQIQKELLSLDSDMNGKTGSRAPSNNAVEANSNANNLSMASHSTPEAQNHSQLVSRTPKRAATFGKRSNSMRRNPKAEVTKQGWLCKQASSGVKQWNKRWFVLTDRCLFYYKDEKEEIVLGSLPLLSFKIGPIQASDNISRKFAFKVWFEVEEEDMEGEKGEEQDSKGSIAFCLQAEHAGTRTYYFSTDSSEDREEWVQAMSEAAKVHISPPIRKTSESVLTDEQNHVPVTQAPETNSCPEDEDSRTEQHQPQKQGVNGVERKAIPAPTTPVSTDMDSRFGERGCPPPHHPNGWGNYGSGFPSQENIREVREVQSDPQGNTVLRRGFVPRTGPERMAQRKSSMTQLQQWVNQRRGPPQEDLRSPSRYYTMTRGISADYYGTYGAPPYPEEYPLYPPGIRPDSICSMSAAYDRMPPRWTAEEKRRSLRDTALYVPPREPQWMMGPPGPHPAYYTQLESTQGTMRRLSLQPRSRSVPRSPSSSSGGAYSPGPPNFISPARSPSVRFDRVPGRLRDDGIYVDPSVYGMRRSLSSPKYDFAGDRRSLTQNVYHYNYPVSPSVHGKMDDILDLQLQRNLDYLDQQVPPAHDIYRDLHPTLKLNEIETSKLLNRLFEQNRLLKEQEAVVNRLRMDKDNLEATLVATHQDMELCRTQPLAMEKLQLKKESLQNQLINVRGELSQASNALTTSKMEFDALEDEVNAIHGDLWEQLNSGGQSELVHRHLQKEFWRVQDVLEGLHKNNPSRGTDTAKHRAVSAASGSFSTNSPASPLSSVSLTSPLSPFSPVPGSQNSPTKQLATEHNYSSLEEKTNDYDLEQDRQGNKVGIVPPRTKSPTDDTDGAPKRNGRMPNGHISRERPKSAVFPAEVKSKMSVEEQNERIRRNQSSSVKDKRRSLNLSNNQNLDGLKPSVNYRVVRRRLTAHEVDIKGLEAAVRGIGTESPREEIARLRRQVEPENYDLDIGKELSAPDKVLIPERYLDIEPSTPLSPEEEREKQKKVERIKTLIAKSNLQNVVPVLDGPSEAQANPEQKLQEQEKRIEISCTLAAEASRRSRLLSAQINPSPPASPTNLAPPPSSGFSDSSHIMKV
- the plekha6 gene encoding pleckstrin homology domain-containing family A member 6 isoform X3, with the protein product MMTEGEEMKDEGAACQNEPNGPAGLSVIHTRPEENGQIQKELLSLDSDMNGKTGSRAPSNNAVEANSNANNLSMASHSTPEAQNHSQLVSRTPKRAATFGKRSNSMRRNPKAEVTKQGWLCKQASSGVKQWNKRWFVLTDRCLFYYKDEKEEIVLGSLPLLSFKIGPIQASDNISRKFAFKVWFEVEEEDMEGEKGEEQDSKGSIAFCLQAEHAGTRTYYFSTDSSEDREEWVQAMSEAAKVHISPPIRKTSESVLTDEQNHVPVTQAPETNSCPEDEDSRTEQHQPQKQGVNGVERKAIPAPTTPVSTDMDSRFGERGCPPPHHPNGWGNYGSGFPSQENIREVREVQSDPQGNTVLRRGFVPRTGPERMAQRKSSMTQLQQWVNQRRGPPQEDLRSPSRYYTMTRGISADYYGTYGAPPYPEEYPLYPPGIRPDSICSMSAAYDRMPPRWTAEEKRRSLRDTALYVPPREPQWMMGPPGPHPAYYTQLESTQGTMRRLSLQPRSRSVPRSPSSSSGGAYSPGPPNFISPARSPSVRFDRVPGRLRDDGIYVDPSVYGMRRSLSSPKYDFAGDRRSLTQNVYHYNYPVSPSVHGKMDDILDLQLQRNLDYLDQVPPAHDIYRDLHPTLKLNEIETSKLLNRLFEQNRLLKEQEAVVNRLRMDKDNLEATLVATHQDMELCRTQPLAMEKLQLKKESLQNQLINVRGELSQASNALTTSKMEFDALEDEVNAIHGDLWEQLNSGGQSELVHRHLQKEFWRVQDVLEGLHKNNPSRGTDTAKHRAVSAASGSFSTNSPASPLSSVSLTSPLSPFSPVPGSQNSPTKQLATEEIGPPRPPLPKSYQPLDPTMIMPPVPPLPFNSNVWPRSMDSYKEDKDSHSQKHNYSSLEEKTNDYDLEQDRQGNKVGIVPPRTKSPTDDTDGAPKRNGRMPNGHISRERPKSAVFPAEVKSKMSVEEQNERIRRNQSSSVKDKRRSLNLSNNQNLDGLKPSVNYRVVRRRLTAHEVDIKGLEAAVRGIGTESPREEIARLRRQVEPENYDLDIGKELSAPDKVLIPERYLDIEPSTPLSPEEEREKQKKVERIKTLIAKSNLQNVVPVLDGPSEAQANPEQKLQEQEKRIEISCTLAAEASRRSRLLSAQINPSPPASPTNLAPPPSSGFSDSSHIMKV
- the plekha6 gene encoding pleckstrin homology domain-containing family A member 6 isoform X5 codes for the protein MMTEGEEMKDEGAACQNEPNGPAGLSVIHTRPEENGQIQKELLSLDSDMNGKTGSRAPSNNAVEANSNANNLSMASHSTPEAQNHSQLVSRTPKRAATFGKRSNSMRRNPKAEVTKQGWLCKQASSGVKQWNKRWFVLTDRCLFYYKDEKEEIVLGSLPLLSFKIGPIQASDNISRKFAFKVWFEVEEEDMEGEKGEEQDSKGSIAFCLQAEHAGTRTYYFSTDSSEDREEWVQAMSEAAKVHISPPIRKTSESVLTDEQNHVPVTQAPETNSCPEDEDSRTEQHQPQKQGVNGVERKAIPAPTTPVSTDMDSRFGERGCPPPHHPNGWGNYGSGFPSQENIREVREVQSDPQGNTVLRRGFVPRTGPERMAQRKSSMTQLQQWVNQRRGPPQEDLRSPSRYYTMTRGISADYYGTYGAPPYPEEYPLYPPGIRPDSICSMSAAYDRMPPRWTAEEKRRSLRDTALYVPPREPQWMMGPPGPHPAYYTQLESTQGTMRRLSLQPRSRSVPRSPSSSSGGAYSPGPPNFISPARSPSVRFDRVPGRLRDDGIYVDPSVYGMRRSLSSPKYDFAGDRRSLTQNVYHYNYPVSPSVHGKMVPPAHDIYRDLHPTLKLNEIETSKLLNRLFEQNRLLKEQEAVVNRLRMDKDNLEATLVATHQDMELCRTQPLAMEKLQLKKESLQNQLINVRGELSQASNALTTSKMEFDALEDEVNAIHGDLWEQLNSGGQSELVHRHLQKEFWRVQDVLEGLHKNNPSRGTDTAKHRAVSAASGSFSTNSPASPLSSVSLTSPLSPFSPVPGSQNSPTKQLATEEIGPPRPPLPKSYQPLDPTMIMPPVPPLPFNSNVWPRSMDSYKEDKDSHSQKHNYSSLEEKTNDYDLEQDRQGNKVGIVPPRTKSPTDDTDGAPKRNGRMPNGHISRERPKSAVFPAEVKSKMSVEEQNERIRRNQSSSVKDKRRSLNLSNNQNLDGLKPSVNYRVVRRRLTAHEVDIKGLEAAVRGIGTESPREEIARLRRQVEPENYDLDIGKELSAPDKVLIPERYLDIEPSTPLSPEEEREKQKKVERIKTLIAKSNLQNVVPVLDGPSEAQANPEQKLQEQEKRIEISCTLAAEASRRSRLLSAQINPSPPASPTNLAPPPSSGFSDSSHIMKV
- the plekha6 gene encoding pleckstrin homology domain-containing family A member 6 isoform X2 → MMTEGEEMKDEGAACQNEPNGPAGLSVIHTRPEENGQIQKELLSLDSDMNGKTGSRAPSNNAVEANSNANNLSMASHSTPEAQNHSQLVSRTPKRAATFGKRSNSMRRNPKAEVTKQGWLCKQASSGVKQWNKRWFVLTDRCLFYYKDEKEEIVLGSLPLLSFKIGPIQASDNISRKFAFKVWFEVEEEDMEGEKGEEQDSKGSIAFCLQAEHAGTRTYYFSTDSSEDREEWVQAMSEAAKVHISPPIRKTSESVLTDEQNHVPVTQAPETNSCPEDEDSRTEQHQPQKQGVNGVERKAIPAPTTPVSTDMDSRFGERGCPPPHHPNGWGNYGSGFPSQENIREVREVQSDPQGNTVLRRGFVPRTGPERMAQRKSSMTQLQQWVNQRRGPPQEDLRSPSRYYTMTRGISADYYGTYGAPPYPEEYPLYPPGIRPDSICSMSAAYDRMPPRWTAEEKRRSLRDTALYVPPREPQWMMGPPGPHPAYYTQLESTQGTMRRLSLQPRSRSVPRSPSSSSGGAYSPGPPNFISPARSPSVRFDRVPGRLRDDGIYVDPSVYGMRRSLSSPKYDFAGDRRSLTQNVYHYNYPVSPSVHGKMDDILDLQLQRNLDYLDQQVPPAHDIYRDLHPTLKLNEIETSKLLNRLFEQNRLLKEQEAVVNRLRMDKDNLEATLVATHQDMELCRTQPLAMEKLQLKKESLQNQLINVRGELSQASNALTTSKMEFDALEDEVNAIHGDLWEQLNSGGQSELVHRHLQKEFWRVQDVLEGLHKNNPSRGTDTAKHRVSAASGSFSTNSPASPLSSVSLTSPLSPFSPVPGSQNSPTKQLATEEIGPPRPPLPKSYQPLDPTMIMPPVPPLPFNSNVWPRSMDSYKEDKDSHSQKHNYSSLEEKTNDYDLEQDRQGNKVGIVPPRTKSPTDDTDGAPKRNGRMPNGHISRERPKSAVFPAEVKSKMSVEEQNERIRRNQSSSVKDKRRSLNLSNNQNLDGLKPSVNYRVVRRRLTAHEVDIKGLEAAVRGIGTESPREEIARLRRQVEPENYDLDIGKELSAPDKVLIPERYLDIEPSTPLSPEEEREKQKKVERIKTLIAKSNLQNVVPVLDGPSEAQANPEQKLQEQEKRIEISCTLAAEASRRSRLLSAQINPSPPASPTNLAPPPSSGFSDSSHIMKV